In Cynocephalus volans isolate mCynVol1 chromosome 16, mCynVol1.pri, whole genome shotgun sequence, the following proteins share a genomic window:
- the LOC134365193 gene encoding interferon alpha-4-like yields the protein MALPFPLLMALLVLSCQATCSLGCDLPQAHSLGTRRALILLGRMRRISPLSCLKDRNDFGFPQEDLDGHQLQKARAISVLHEMTQQSFNLFCTEGSSAAWDESLLDKLCTGLYQQLDDLEACLMPEVGVEETPLVNEDFALAVRKYFQRISLYLKEKRHSPCAWEVVRAEIVRSFSSSINMRGRLGRRQ from the coding sequence atggccttgccctttcctttactgatggccctgctggtgctcagctgccaggcgacctgctctctgggctgtgatctgcctcaggcccacagcctggggaccaggagggccttgatactcctgggacgaatgaggagaatctcccctctgtcctgcctgaaggacagaaatgacttcggattcccccaggaagacttggatggccaccagctgcagaaggcccgagccatctctgtcctccatgagatgacccagcagagcttcaacctcttctgcacagagggctcatcggctgcttgggatgagagcctcttggacaaactctgcactggactctatcagcagctggacgacctggaagcctgtctgatgccggaggtgggggtggaagagactcccctggtgaacgaggacttcgcactggccgtgaggaaatacttccaaagaatcagtctctacctgaaagagaagaggcacagcccttgcgcctgggaggtcgtgagagcagaaatcgtgagatccttctcttcatcaataaacatgcggggaagattagggaggaggcaatga